GGCGAAGCGCCGCAGGGCGGCCCGCAGCTCCTCGAGTTCCGGCGACAGGACGAAGCCATCCATCGCCGGCGGATCGTACCGTCGTTACCTGACACGCGTGTCAGCAATGGGCTCGGGCGAGCCGGGCTACTGGTCGCCGGGCCGCCAGGCCGCCCGCAGCTGGGCCCGCAGCTCGAGGGCCCGACGGCGCCCCACCTCGGGGGGGAGGCGCAGGCCCTCGAGGTCGACGGCGTCGCAGATGGCCCGACGGGCGGCGTAGTCGTGCTCGGCGCCGGCCACGGCCCGAGCCCGCCAGACGGCGTCGTCCGGGTCGCAGCCGCCGAGGTACCCGAGGAGGTGCGCCGCGCACTCGAGGTCGGCCAGCACCGGCGCCCGCCCGTACGACGCGGCGCGCTTCATGGCCAGCTCGCTCACCACCGCCACCGCGTCGCCGAGCCGCTCCTGCGGCGCCAGCGTCAGACGGGGCGCGAGGCGCTCCGCGAGCTGGAGCGCGTACCCGACGTTCGGGCCGGGGACGCCGAGCAGCCGGCCGCGAGGCTGCCCGAAGGCGACCTCGTCGCCGGGGCGGTCGGGCAGCCACGGCCGCGCCGCCGGCATGGACACGCCCGGCGCCAGGTTCTGCGCCTGGCGGGGCTCGTCCTCGAGGGTGGGCGCGACGAACGGGTCAGCGGCCATCCGGGTGCTCCTGCTCGGCGGCGAGCAGGAGACCGTAGACGAGCGAGTCGTAGAGCGCCTGCCACGACGCCTCGATGATGTTCTCGCTCACCCCGATGGTCGTCCAGGTGCGGTCCCCGTTCGTCGTGTCGATGAGCACGCGTGTCACCGCGCCGGTGCCCTTCTCGGTGTCGAGGACCCGGACCTTGTAGTCGGTGAGGTGCACCCGGCCGAGGGCGGGATAGCGGCTCCCGAGGGCGCTGCGCAGCGCCGCGTCGAGCGCGTTGACGGGGCCGTTGCCCTCCGCGGTGCGCACCAGGCGCTCGCCGCCGACGTGGACCTTGATCGTCGCCTCGGTGCTCAGCCCGCTGTCGAGGTCGTCGGCGCGCAGGTCGTCGGTGATGACCCGGAACGACTCCATCCGGAACCACGGCTGCTCCCAGCCGCTGGCTCGGCGCATCAGAAGCTCGAGGGAGCCGTCGGCGACCTCGAAGTGGTAGCCCTCGTGCTCGAGGCGCTTCAGCTCGTCGACCACCTCGTTGACCTGCGGCCCGTCGAGGGTCAGGCCGAGCTCGTTCGCCTTCAGGAGGATCGTCGATCGCCCCGCCAGCTCGGACACGACGAAGCGGGTCCCGTTCCCGACCTGGTCGGGGCCGACGTGCTCGTAGGCGTCGGGGCGCTTGGCGATGGCGCTGACGTGGAGACCGGCCTTGTGAGCGAAGGCGGAGCCGCCGACGTACGGCGCCTGCGGGTTCAGGGCCATGTTCACGAGCTCGGCGACGTGGTGCGCGACCGGGGTCAGGCGCTCGAGCCGGTCGCGGGGGATGGTCTCGACGCCCATCTTCAGGGTGAGGTTCGGGATGATCGTGGTGAGGTTGCAGTTGCCGGTGCGCTCGCCGTAGCCGTTGATGGTGCCCTGCACCTGGATGGCGCCGCCGCGGACCCCGGCGAGGGCGTTGGCCACGCCGGTGCCGGCGTCGTCGTGCAGGTGGACGGCCACGCCGATGTCGGACCCGAAGTAGCCGACGACCTCGCGCACGGTGCGCTCGACCTCGTCGGGTAGGCAGCCGCCGTTCGTGTCGCAGAGGACGAGCCGCGACGATCCCTGCTCCGCCGCCCCCTCGAGGACGCGCAGCGCGAACTCGGGGTTGCGCCGGTAGCCGTCGAAGAAGTGCTCGGCGTCGAAGAACACGTCGAGCCCGCTGCCGCGGAGGAACCCGACCGAGTCGGCGACCATCGCCACGCCCTCCTCGAGCGTCGTCCCGAGGGCCTCGGTCACGTGGTAGTCCCAGGCCTTCCCGACGATGCAGACGGTCGAGGTGCGGGCCTCGACCAGGTGGCGCAGCGTGTCGTCGGTGTCGACCTTGCCGGTCGGGCGGCGGGTGGACCCGAACGCCACGAGCGTCGCGGTGCCGAGGTGCAGCTCGGTCTCGGCCCGGCGGAAGACCTCGTCGTCCTTCGGGTTGGCGCCCGGCCAGCCCGCTTCGACGAAGTCGACGCCGAGCCAGTCGAGCTGCTCCGCGATCCGCAGCTTGTCGTCGACGGTGAGCGAGATGCCCTCGAGCTGGGACCCGTCGCGCAGCGTGGTGTCGTAGATCTCGACGCGCGCGGGAAGGTCGCGGTCACTCATTCGCCGGCTCCAGCCAGTCGGCGTACTCCTCGACCTGGCCGTGGACGGCGGCGAAGTAGGTCTCCTGGATCTTGCGCGTGATCTCGCCCGGCTCGCCGATCTCTCGGTCGTCGACCTCGCGGATGGGAACGACCTCGGCGGCGGTGCCGCTCAGGAACGCCTC
This sequence is a window from Acidimicrobiia bacterium. Protein-coding genes within it:
- the cimA gene encoding citramalate synthase encodes the protein MSDRDLPARVEIYDTTLRDGSQLEGISLTVDDKLRIAEQLDWLGVDFVEAGWPGANPKDDEVFRRAETELHLGTATLVAFGSTRRPTGKVDTDDTLRHLVEARTSTVCIVGKAWDYHVTEALGTTLEEGVAMVADSVGFLRGSGLDVFFDAEHFFDGYRRNPEFALRVLEGAAEQGSSRLVLCDTNGGCLPDEVERTVREVVGYFGSDIGVAVHLHDDAGTGVANALAGVRGGAIQVQGTINGYGERTGNCNLTTIIPNLTLKMGVETIPRDRLERLTPVAHHVAELVNMALNPQAPYVGGSAFAHKAGLHVSAIAKRPDAYEHVGPDQVGNGTRFVVSELAGRSTILLKANELGLTLDGPQVNEVVDELKRLEHEGYHFEVADGSLELLMRRASGWEQPWFRMESFRVITDDLRADDLDSGLSTEATIKVHVGGERLVRTAEGNGPVNALDAALRSALGSRYPALGRVHLTDYKVRVLDTEKGTGAVTRVLIDTTNGDRTWTTIGVSENIIEASWQALYDSLVYGLLLAAEQEHPDGR